The Mycobacterium seoulense genomic interval ATCCGGAACGGGCCCTCAGCCGCCTCGGAGTTCCAGGCAACCAGCGAGCCGGCCCGCACCGTGAAGTAGCGCCCCCGTTCGCCCGGCCAGCGCTCGCCCTCACTGAGTTCGGTGTATCCGGCGGCGGCCAGCCGCGCGGCCACCGTCGCGCAGACATGAAACGGCGACGGAGAAGCGTCGATGAAATCGCAGAGGCCTGCGGCGCTGGCCGACATGTTCAACATCATGGCTGTCGGCGCTCGACGTCGCCACGCTAGGTCCGATTGCGCGGCTCCTTCCTCGCGCACTTCCGGCGCTCGACGTCGCCACGCTAGGTCCGATTGCGCGGCTCCTTCCTCGCGCACTTCCGGCGCTCGACGTCGCCACGCTAGGGTCAGCAGAGTGCCCCACGTCCAGCCGCAGCCGATCCTCGAGCCGTTGACGCCGGCGGCGGTCTTCCTGGTGGTGACCATCGACGACGGCGGGGAAGCCACGGTTCATGACGCACTGCCCGATATTTCCGGGCTGGTGCGCGCGATCGGTTTTCGCGAGCCGCCGAAACGGTTGTCGGCCATCACCTCTATCGGCTCGCAGGCATGGGATCGCTTGTTCACCGGCCCGCGTCCCGCCGAGTTGCACCCGTTCGTCGAACTGAAGGGCCCGCGGCACACCGCCCCGGCCACGCCCGGGGACCTGCTGTTTCACATCCGGGCCGAGAGCCTGGATGTGTGTTTCGAACTCGCCGACCGCATTCTGAGGTCGATGGCCGGTGCCGTCACCGTGGTCGACGAGGTGCACGGATTCCGCTACTTCGACAACCGCGACCTGTTGGGCTTCGTCGACGGCACCGAAAACCCCGACGGCCAGCTTGCCGTCAGCGCGACCGCCATCGGCGCCGAGGATCCCGAGTTCGAGGGCTCGTGCTACGTGCACGTGCAGAAGTATCTGCACGAAATGGATTCATGGAATTCGCTTTCGGTCAGTGAGCAGGAGCTGGTGATCGGCCGCACGAAGCTGGAAAACCTCGAACTCGGCGACGACGAAAAGCCGGCCAACTCCCACATCGCCCTCAACGTCATCACCGACAACGACGGCACCGAGCTGAAGATCGTTCGGCACAACATGCCGTTCGGTGAACTCGGCAAGGGCGAGTACGGCACCTATTTCATCGGCTATTCCCGCACGCCGCAGGTCACCGAACAGATGCTGCGGAACATGTTCCTCGGGGATCCACCCGGCAATACCGACCACATCCTCGAATTCTCCACCGCGATCACCGGTGGCCTGTTCTTCTCCCCCACTGTCGACTTCCTCGACGATCCACCGCCACTGCCCGCAGTGCCGGCGGCGGAAACGACTGCCGCACAGGACGGCTCACTTTCCATCGGCAGCCTGAAAGGAACCACTTTATGAACAACCTCTACCGCGACCTCGCCCCTGTCACCGAAGCCGCCTGGCGCGAAATCGAATTGGAGGCGACCCGAACCTTCAAACGCCATGTCGCCGGCCGCCGGGTGGTCGACGTCAGCGAGCCCGGCGGTCCGGTCACCGCAGCGGTCAGCACCGGGCGCCTGATCGACGTGGCATCACCCTCCGACGGGGTAGAGGCTCATCTACGGGCGAGTAAGCCCCTTGTGCGCCTGCGTGTTCCGTTCACCCTATCGCGCTACGAAGTCGACAACGTCGAGCGCGGTGCGCAGGACTCGGACTGGGACCCGGTCAAGGCGGCCGCCAAGAAGCTGGCGTTCGTCGAGGACCGCGCAATTTTCGAGGGCTACGCCGCCGCGTCGATCGACGGCATCCGCACGTGCAGCTCGAACAAGCCGCTGACCTTGCCGGCAGACCCCCGCGAGATCCCGGATGTCATCACCCAGGCGATCTCCCAACTGCGGCTGGCCGGCGTCGACGGTCCCTACTCCGTCCTGCTATCCGCCGATGTCTACACCCGGGTGAGCGAGACCACCGAACACGGATATCCGATCCTCGAGCACATCGACCGGCTGGTTCCCGGGGACATCATCTGGGCACCGGCCATTGACGGCGCATTCGTGCTCACCACGCGCGGCGGCGACTTCGACCTGCAGCTCGGAACCGACGTGTCGATCGGTTACACCAGCCACGATGCGGACACCGTGCAGCTGTATCTGCAGGAGACACTGACATTCCTGTGCTACACCGCCGAGGCATCCGTCCCGCTGAGCTCGTAGGAATAAACCGTGGCGGCCCGCTGCTGACGGGGAGGCAAGTGAACTTCTCTCCTGGAGGCAGGGTTCGATGGCAGCAACAATGGCCGGCTCCACCGCGCTGGTGACCGGGGCCACGTCAGGGATCGGCCGAGCGATCGCGCTACAACTCGCGGAACGCGGAGTCGAGGTGGTGGTGCACGGCCGCAGCGCCGAACGCGGCGCGAAGACGGTCCGCGATATCGAAAATGCCCGCGGCAAAGCGCGTTTCGTCGCGGCCGACCTCAACGACGGCGACGACGTGCGTCGCCTGGCCGCCGAGGCCGGACCGGTCGACATCTTGGTCAACAACGCCGGCATCTACCGATTCGGCGCGACCGCCGACACCGACGAAGCGACGTTCGACGATCACGTGAATGTGAACCTGCGCGCTCCTTACATTTTGGTCCAGCAGTTGGTACCGGGAATGGCCGAGCGTGGCACGGGCGCGGTCGTCAACGTGAGCACCGTTGCGGCCTCCGTCCCGGCGAGTGGCGCGGGCATCTACGGCGCGACGAAGGCCGGACTGGAGTCGCTGACGCGCGTGTGGGCGGATGAATTCGGCGGATCGGGGGTGCGAGTCAACGCGATCGCGGTCGGCCCAACCGACACTCCCGGTTTGGCGGCCCTACCCGGTGTGTTGGAGGCGGTGGCGGGCACCACCACGCTGGGCCGGCCCGCCGAACCGGCCGAAATCGCCAGCGCGGTCGTCTTCCTCAGCTCCCCCGACGCCAGCTACGTCAACGGCGCGGTGGTGCCCGTGACCGGCGGTCAACGCGCAATCGCCGCCTGAAGCATCGGCTTTCGCTACAGGTCGAGCGCGAGCTCGGTCTCTGGAGCGGCCGAGCAGATGAGTACGGTCCCCTGCTCGGGCGGCTCCAGCGGCTGTTGCACGTAAGTGGTGCTCCCCGCAACGATCCCCGTGACGCAGACGTGACAGACGCCGCTTCGGCAGGAGAACCGGGTGGGCACGTCGCAGGCTTCCGCCAGGTCGAGGATGCTTCCATACCGGGATGACCAGTTGACCGTCAGGCCGCTGCGCGCGAAGGTGATTGGCGGGCCCAACCCCTGGACACCTACCGGGGGATGCGGCGGCTTGCGAGGGGCACCGTCGACGATGCCGGGATTGATCGGTGGCAGGGCGCCGAACAGCTCGCTATGGATTCGGTCGGGGTCCAGTCCGCCAGCGGCGAGTGCGTCGCGCATGTCGGTCATGAATTGGGTTGGGCCGCAGAGGTATGCCGTTGCGTCGGTCGGGATACCCAGCGCCGCGATGGCCGCTCCGTCCGGCCGGCCCTGTGTCTGTGTGTAGAAGACCGACTGCCGCGCACTCGGCAAGGATCCGATCAAGGTGGCGACCTCGGTTGCGAACGTTTGCGTTTCGCGATCGCGGGCGGTGTGCAGCCACCAGATGTCGCGGGCGCTGCCGGCCGCCGAGAGCGCGTGCAGCATGGCCAAGACCGGCGTGATCCCGATTCCCGCCGAGATCAGCAACACCGGACCGCCACCATCGGTGAGGCAGAACTCGCCCCGCGGGGCGGCCGCCTCAACGACCGAACCCGGCTCGACGTGGTCGTGCAGCCATCGACTCACCAGGCCACGGCTTTCGCGTTTGACGCTGATGCGGTAATACCCCGCGGCGGGGTCTCCCGAGAGGGAGTAGCTGCGCACCGGTGCGGGCGTGCCCGCGCCGGGCACTCGCACCGTGAGGTATTGGCCGGGAATCGGCGCCGGCAGGGCGACATGGTCGTCGGCCTCAAGCCGGATGGACATCACCTGTGGGCTTTCCCGGCGTATCGCGCTGACGCGTAAGGGGCGAAACCCGTCCCACGCCGGCGGCGCGCCCGGAAGCCGGGGCGTCGATCCCTGGTGCGATTCGAGCATGCCCCGGAACGATTGCTGCCAGCCCGGGCTGAGCGCGGGGACATCGACGATCTTGCGGAGTCGGTCAACGTCGCGGTTCGGCAGGTACAGCAGCGCGTCGACGTCGGCGACGCTGAGCTCGTGGCGACCACGGCGGGTACGCACGATGTCGTCACCGGCGCGGACCCGCCCCTCGGTGATCACCCGAAAGTAGAAGCCCGGGCGCCGTTGGGAAACAAGCAGGTTCGGCATCCTGGGCTCGTTCAGGCGCATTCCGACACGGAAGCAAGTGACGCGCGGCTGGGTGACTTCGAACTCGGCCTCACCGATCCGGTAGCGGTCACCGATGCACACATCGTCGTCGGGTAGCCCGGTGATCGTGAAGTTCTCCCCGAAGTGGCCGGGCACGAGGTCGTCGCGGCCCAGGTACTTCTTCCAGAAGTCGTACGACTCGGTCTGGTACACCATGACGGCACGCTGCTCACCACCATGACCGCCGAGATCACCCTGGCCGTCGCCGTCGACGTTCAGCCGTCGCACCGTGACCGGTCCCTCGACCGGCGCTTTCCAGATCCCCGTGTAGACGGTCTTGCCCCGCCACTGCACGTTCTGGGGCAGCCCCACGTTTACCGAAACCAGCTTGCCCACCGCGCCACCTCCCCGGGCCCTTGATTGGGAGGGCTGACCCAGAGTATGCCGCCCCGCCCGTAGTGCCACAAGAGGCGGGCCTATCGCGCAGCGCCCGTCTCGTGCATACTGGGTTACACAACCCAAAATGCCCGCGCGGCGATTTCCATGAACGTCGGCCGAACGCCGCGCGGCGTGCGAGGGCGAGATTCAGGAGGAACTCATGCCCGCTGTCCATCATCGCTACGCCACGGTCGAGGGTCACCGACTATTCTTCCGGCAAGCGGGCGACCCAAACGCACCCGCGCTCGTGCTGTTGCACGGCTTTCCGACCAGCTCCTACATGTTCCGGCATCTGCTGCCGACACTCGCGGACCGCTATCACGTGATCGCACCGGACTATCTGGGCTTCGGGCTTTCCGACGCGCCGTCCGTGCAAGAGTTCGACTACACCTTCGACGCCCTGACCGACCTCGCCGCCGGATTATTGCGCACGCTCGGTATCGCCAGATACGCAATCTACGTCCAGGATTACGGTGCGCCGATCGGTTGGCGGCTGGCGCTGCGCGACCCTTCGGCGATCACGGCGATCATCACCCAGAGCGGCAACGGTTACGACGCGGGATTCGTCGACAACTTCTGGAAGGTCGTGTGGGCCTACCACCGCGAACAAACGCCCGAGACCGAGGCCGCGGTACGGCAGTTCCTCACGCTGGACGCCACCCGGTGGCAATACGTCACCGGCGTTCCCGACGAGACCCTGGTCGATCCCGAATCCTGGCATCACGACTACGCGCTCATATCGCGTCCGGGCAAC includes:
- a CDS encoding SDR family NAD(P)-dependent oxidoreductase, producing the protein MAATMAGSTALVTGATSGIGRAIALQLAERGVEVVVHGRSAERGAKTVRDIENARGKARFVAADLNDGDDVRRLAAEAGPVDILVNNAGIYRFGATADTDEATFDDHVNVNLRAPYILVQQLVPGMAERGTGAVVNVSTVAASVPASGAGIYGATKAGLESLTRVWADEFGGSGVRVNAIAVGPTDTPGLAALPGVLEAVAGTTTLGRPAEPAEIASAVVFLSSPDASYVNGAVVPVTGGQRAIAA
- a CDS encoding family 1 encapsulin nanocompartment shell protein; this encodes MNNLYRDLAPVTEAAWREIELEATRTFKRHVAGRRVVDVSEPGGPVTAAVSTGRLIDVASPSDGVEAHLRASKPLVRLRVPFTLSRYEVDNVERGAQDSDWDPVKAAAKKLAFVEDRAIFEGYAAASIDGIRTCSSNKPLTLPADPREIPDVITQAISQLRLAGVDGPYSVLLSADVYTRVSETTEHGYPILEHIDRLVPGDIIWAPAIDGAFVLTTRGGDFDLQLGTDVSIGYTSHDADTVQLYLQETLTFLCYTAEASVPLSS
- a CDS encoding Dyp-type peroxidase; this translates as MPHVQPQPILEPLTPAAVFLVVTIDDGGEATVHDALPDISGLVRAIGFREPPKRLSAITSIGSQAWDRLFTGPRPAELHPFVELKGPRHTAPATPGDLLFHIRAESLDVCFELADRILRSMAGAVTVVDEVHGFRYFDNRDLLGFVDGTENPDGQLAVSATAIGAEDPEFEGSCYVHVQKYLHEMDSWNSLSVSEQELVIGRTKLENLELGDDEKPANSHIALNVITDNDGTELKIVRHNMPFGELGKGEYGTYFIGYSRTPQVTEQMLRNMFLGDPPGNTDHILEFSTAITGGLFFSPTVDFLDDPPPLPAVPAAETTAAQDGSLSIGSLKGTTL
- a CDS encoding MOSC and FAD-binding oxidoreductase domain-containing protein is translated as MGKLVSVNVGLPQNVQWRGKTVYTGIWKAPVEGPVTVRRLNVDGDGQGDLGGHGGEQRAVMVYQTESYDFWKKYLGRDDLVPGHFGENFTITGLPDDDVCIGDRYRIGEAEFEVTQPRVTCFRVGMRLNEPRMPNLLVSQRRPGFYFRVITEGRVRAGDDIVRTRRGRHELSVADVDALLYLPNRDVDRLRKIVDVPALSPGWQQSFRGMLESHQGSTPRLPGAPPAWDGFRPLRVSAIRRESPQVMSIRLEADDHVALPAPIPGQYLTVRVPGAGTPAPVRSYSLSGDPAAGYYRISVKRESRGLVSRWLHDHVEPGSVVEAAAPRGEFCLTDGGGPVLLISAGIGITPVLAMLHALSAAGSARDIWWLHTARDRETQTFATEVATLIGSLPSARQSVFYTQTQGRPDGAAIAALGIPTDATAYLCGPTQFMTDMRDALAAGGLDPDRIHSELFGALPPINPGIVDGAPRKPPHPPVGVQGLGPPITFARSGLTVNWSSRYGSILDLAEACDVPTRFSCRSGVCHVCVTGIVAGSTTYVQQPLEPPEQGTVLICSAAPETELALDL
- a CDS encoding alpha/beta fold hydrolase; translated protein: MPAVHHRYATVEGHRLFFRQAGDPNAPALVLLHGFPTSSYMFRHLLPTLADRYHVIAPDYLGFGLSDAPSVQEFDYTFDALTDLAAGLLRTLGIARYAIYVQDYGAPIGWRLALRDPSAITAIITQSGNGYDAGFVDNFWKVVWAYHREQTPETEAAVRQFLTLDATRWQYVTGVPDETLVDPESWHHDYALISRPGNDLVQLKLLRDYATNAPLYPRLHEYFRARQVPLLAVWGRGDEIFGPAGAEAFADDLPDAEIRLLDGGHFLLESALDEAAELIRRFLAKVDMTA